The window GACGATCCGCGAACTGAACGATGTCATCCGCAACGAAGCGGTCTATGTGGAACGCCGCCACCGCATCATCCGCAAATACCGCGACATTGCGGACACCACCCGCAGCAAGCGGACCCGGGCCTGGGCTTATACCACGCTGGCGGGGCATTACAGCCATTTCCAGCTCGATTCGTCGGCCTATTATTGCAGGATGGCCCGTGCGCTGGCCGAGGAATTGGGCGACGAACGGCTGATCAACGATGCCAAGGTCCGCACGGCCATCGTGCTGATCGGCAATGTCGAACTCGCGGAGGCCAACCGCATTCTGCGGAGCGTCGATACGACGGACAGCCGGAAGGTGGACCTGACGCTCTACTACCGCACGCGGGCCACGGTGTTCCGCGAATCGAAACGCTTCAGCGTCTTTCCCGAGGTGCAGAGCCGCTATGACGATTCGCTCAAATACTACCTCCGGGCCTATCTCAACCGCGCTTCGGGACCGCGCATCGCCTATCAGAAAAAGAATTTCGAAGCCGAACTGCTGCGTCTCGAAGGACGCAACCGCGAGGCGCTGGAAAAGCTCGAAGGGCTGATCCGGGACGACATCGACAGCCTCGATATTTTCCAGAAGGGCAACATCACCTACCAGATCGCGCGCAACTACACCGACATGGGCGACAACCGGCGGGGCATGCTGTGGGCGGCCCGGGCTTCGATCTACGAGCTTTCGGCCTCGACGCGCGCCCACATGTCGCTCTACCGGCTGGCGCAGATACTCTACGAGACGGGAGAGATCCGGTTGGCGAACGCCTACATCAAACGCACGCTGAACGACCTGACGGTCAGCAACTACCGTCTGCGGATGGGGCAATACGCCGAATCGCTCGACATGATCACCCGGTCGTTCGACAAGTCGATGCGCAGCAGACTGCTGCTGACGTTCTTCACGGCCATATCGCTCTCGGTGCTGCTGATCGTCATTCTCTGGCAGGCGATCCACACCCTGCGGCGCAAGCGGGAGATCGAACGCCTCAAAGACAGCTATCTCGAAATCAACCGCCAGTTGACCGACATCAACCATCGGCTCAACGCCACCAACAGCGCGCTGGTGCGGACCAACGACCAGCTCAACGACGCCAACAGGATCAAATCGGAGTACGTGAGCCAGTATATGCAGCTTTGCAGCTCCTACATCCAGCGCCTCGACACCTACCGCATGGGGATCATCAAACTGCTCAAGACCGAGAGCGCCGAGCAGACGCTCATCACGCTGCGCTCGCAGGAGCTGATCCAGACCGAGCACCGCAATTTCCTGCGGCTTTTCGACGAAACCTTCCTCGGGCTGTTTCCCGACTTTATCGAACAGGTGTGCGGGCTGCTCCACGATCCGGAGCGTTTCATGCCCAAGCGGCGCCGCCAGCTCTCGACCGAACTGCGCTACCTGGCGCTGATCCGGCTGGGCGTTTCGGACTCGGCGCAGATCGCCATGTTCCTCAACAGCACGCTTTCGACGATCTATACCTACCGGGCGCGGCTGCGCAACGCCCGGATCGACAAAATGTCGGACATCGAGGAGCAGATCCAGCGTATCGGCATCTCGTAATGACAAGAGGCGGGACCGAAATCCCGCCTCTGCCGTCGTTTCCGCTCCGGATCAGCGCTGCCGCTGGGAGTATCCGGCGAGGTTGTAGCTCACGGGCTCCGTGCTGTCGCCCACGCGGTAGATGCCGAATTTGAAGTAGTAGCCGTCCTCGTCGTTGCGGCCTATGAGTATACGCTCGTTATCTACCAGATGATCGGTCCGGCCGTCGCAGGTCATCCGTACGTCGAGGCGTCCCGGACGCACGATCGTCTCGGCCTCGCCGCCGTACTGCGTCCAGTCGATCTCCACGGTGAAGGTCACCCAGCGCTCCTTCGGGAACTCTTCGAAAGGCATCCGCGCGGCTATCGTCGAGGCTTTGAACTCCGAGGTGACGGGCTCCATCACCCGGGCTTTGGCCGCATTGGCGTTGCAGCGGTCGGTCTTGTCGGTGAACCAGCGGCGGTCGGAGTTGGCCTTGATGTAGAAATACCCTCCCGAGAATCCGAACGCCAGCGGGGGATAGCCGCCCTGTTCGACCTTCCAGCCCGTCGGTTTGCCCGCTTTCCAGACTTTGCGGCCCTTCTTGTCGGCGCTTTCCACCCGTTCGTAAACCGTGTCCTTCCTGATGACGACGGTGTCCTGCATGGCGAGGAACTCCTCTGCCGGGAGCTTCATCACGCGCCCGTCGGGAGCCGTCACCAGCGTCCGGTCGGGCATGCCGTGCCATTGGGCGAAGATCGTCGATACTTCGGGACTCAGCTCCGAGGGAATCCAGATCGAAAAGGTGTAGCTCCACGACGTGCCCTGCGGACAGATGCCCTTGCCGTGGTGGTAGACGGTCTTCATCCGCTGGGCATCGGTGTAGGCCTTGTCCGGGAGCGCCGCGAAGTCGGCCGCCGTGGCGTAGCACCAGGAGAGTTCCGAACGCCCTTTGGTCTCGCCCGGGGCATAGCCTTCGAGCGTGTTGTCGTCGCGTCCGAGCGTGAAGCGGTAGGAGGGTTTGCCCGCGTACATGCGGGTATGGTCGCGGCCGAGGGCTTCGGGTTTGCGGATGCCCACGGCGACCCACTCGCCGTCGATCACCTGACTCATCCGCGCCGAATCGGCCTGGATGTTCACCCGTTCGGGCAGCGGTTCGTAGCCTTTTTCCTGAGCCGTCGCCGGCATGGCGGCCAGCAGCAGCACGATTGCATACAGTCGGTTCATCTTAGCGGAGTTCATATCCCAGTTCGTAGGTTTTGGCGCCCACGCGCACCGCGAAGCGGAGCGTGTCGCCCACGGGGGCCTTTTCCGGAACGATGGCGATCGAGCCTTGGAACGGCGCTTCGTCCGGGGCGATGACGGTGACGAAGAGCATCTCCCCGCCGGCGTCCTTCTGCGCCTCGACGGCGTAGGCCGGACGCTCCTCCTTCTTGCGGTAGGCGGTCGAAACCCATCCCTCCTCCTCGCGGATCTGCACGGGAACGGTCGCCGAGGTCTTGATGCGGATGTTGTTGCTGTCGGCGAAGAGCGTGCGCACGGTGCCGTCCCTGGCGTATTCGATCCGGCCCGGACAGAGGTTGAAATGCACTCCGACCTTTCCGGCGGCCGTGCCCGACACCTGGTCGGTGATCACCAGCAGCCCCTCTGCGGTGAAGAACATCGCCCGGCGGTGGGTGAGACCCTCGTAGGAGGGGTTCTCGGTTACCAGCGTCGTCAGCTCGGGCGTCGCCTTCCACAGCAGGAGTTTCGAATCGGTCTTTTCGAGGTCGCGGTCGTCGAGCGTCACGGTGTTGTGCACGCGGGTCTGGCGGAACCAGTTGCGCTGGGCCAGCACGGCGCTGTCGCCGCCGTAGACGTAGCTGCCCGAGTCGGGGAAGAAGTTGCGGCCCCGGCGCCAGTAGTCGAACGTGCCGTTGTCGGGCTGGTTGTGCCAGAACGCCGGGGGACCTGCTTTCACGACCGTGACTGCGGCATCCTTGTCCCATCCCGTGCGCAGGACGTAGAATCCCGATGCCGGGAACTGCTGCGAGGTGTAGTCGGGGAGTGCGCCCTTGCGGCCCTCCGTGGCGAACCATTGCAGCTGTTTGTCGTCGGGGAAGACCTTGCTCCAGCTGCGGAACTGCCGCTGGAGGGAGCTCTTGTCGTGGCTCTTGGTGTCGCCGAACATCGGGTTGGAGTAGTCGGGGAAGAGCAGGTTCCACGTCACGACGGTCATCTTCCCGACGGTCTCGACGTAGCTTGCCGGAAATTCGCTCTCGTATCCGTTGGCCGAGGCCATGCCGAGGACTTTGAGGAAGATGTCGATGGCGGCGATGTGGTAGCCGAAATCCAGCTCGAACTGCATGCCGTCGGGGTAGACCTGCACGCCGATCTCGCGGTTGAGGATCTCGATGCCGCTGCGGCGCCACTCCGCGGCTTCGCGGAACTCCGGGAAGTAGATGCCCGCAAACAGCATCCGCTGGGCCTCGAACAGCAGGTGGTTGCCCTGCTTGGAGTAGTTGTGCAGGATGTGGTCGGCGTGCTGGCGGTAGGTGCGCAGGAAGAGGTTGAGGAACTGGGGCGTGAAGCGCGGCGAACGGATCGTCAGCGCGAATTCCGTCAGCAGGTCCTGCAAACGGCGTCCGGCCTCCATCGGACGCCATGCGAAGCGGATGTTCTCCTTTTCGGCGGCGATCTCGGCCTCCGATGCCCCTGCGGCTTTCAGCCGTTCGACGCCGTCCAGCGGGTTTTTCTTCACCCAGTCGGCGTACTGCTCCATCCATGCGTCGATGTATCGGGCATCCTGGGTGACGTAGTAGCATTTGGCCAGCGGGATGAACCAGTAGTGGCGGTGCAGCTGCCAGCGCAGCTCGTTGTCCTTCACGGGCCAGTAGCGCCAGTCGATGTCGTCGCCGTAGAAATAGGAGGGCTGATAGCCCTTGTGGGCGTAGAATTTGTGTTCCAGCGCCTCGTCGGCCTGCTTCTGCTCCAGCTTGCTGACCTTGACGTTTTCGAGGTCGAGGCCGAAGAGTTCGACGGGTTTGCGCGTGCGGAAATATTTCAGCAGCTCCTTGTCCGCGGCGGCGACGTTGCCTTTTGCGACGGCTTTCTTCACCGCCTCCATGCCCGGACGGTCGAGGTCCAGCAGGTCGTAGAGCGACTTTTCGTCGCCGAGGGCCGGGGTCGTTTCGGCGGCCGATGCCGCGCCGAGCGCCAGCGCGGCGCAGAGGGTCATCAGGATTCGTTTCATGGCAGTTATTTTAGGTTGTATCTCTTTCCGTCGATTTTGACTTGCAGCCGGTCCCCGCGCCAGGCGGCTTCGACGCGCTGCGCCGCGGCGTCCGCGGCCGGGAGCAGCACCGTCACCAGCCGCACGGGCTCTCCGGTGCGCTTCCGCACCGTGAAGGCGTAGGCCGGACGCTCCGAACGCTGGCGGTAGGTGCGCGACACCCATCCTTCGCGGCGCTCCATCCGCTCCGCGCCGAAGACCTTCAGCAGCAGGTCGTTGCCGTCGCCGAAGCGGGTCGCTGCGGAACACGCGGCGAAATCCTCCGCCGGATCGCACTCCACGAGGTTGTAGTGCAGGGCCACTTCGCCCTCGGCCGTTCCGAAGGCTTCGTCGGCGATGACGAAGAAGCGCCGGTCGATGAACCACACCGTGCGGCGGTGGGTGAGGCCCTCGTAGGAGGGGTTCTCGACCGTCACGATGTCCGTCGCGCCGTCCGTCTCCCAGCGCAGGCATTTCGAGTCGGTGCGTTCGAGGTTCCGGCCCTCGAGCGTCAGGGTGTTGTGAACCTGCGTCCGGCGGAACCAGTTGCGCTGGTCGGTCACCTCCTTGTCGCCCGCGTAGACGTAGCTTCCCGAGTCGGGGAAGAAGTTGCGGCCCCGGTGCCAGAGTTCGAACGTGCCGTTGTCGGGTTGGCAGTGCCAGAATCCCTGCGGCCCGGCTTTGAGAACCATCGCCGTGGCGTCCGCCTCCCAGCCGTTGCGCAGGACGTAGAATCCCGAGGTGCGCAGTGCCCGCGACAGATGCTCCGGGGCGGCTCCCTCGCGGCCCTCGGTCGCCATCCAGCGGATCGCGGCGTTGTCGGGGAAAACCTCGGCCCACGCGCGGTAACAGGGCATCAGCTCCTCTCTCTCCCGGAACCGGTTGTCGCTGAACAGCGGCGTGGTGTAGTCCGGGAACGAGCAGTCGATATAGGCGTCGATCATCCGCTCGACCGTGGCCAGATACTCCGCCGGGAAATCGCCCCGGTAGCCGTTGGCGTCCATCATTTGCAGCGCCTTGAAGAAGATGCCGATCGACTCGTGGTGGTAGTGGAGGTCCAGTTCGTACTGCATGCCGTCGTCGTAGACCTGTTCGCCGATCTCGCGGTTGAGTATCCCGACGCCCGTCTCGCGCCAGCGGTCCGCGTCGCGGAACTCGGGGAAGAACACCCCCGCGAAGACGAGCCGCTGGGCCTCGAACAGCAGGTGGTTGCCCTTGGCCGAGAAGTGGCGCGTGATATGCTCCGCATGGCGGTGGTAGTTTTCGAGAAAATGCAGGAGGAAATCGGCGTCGAACGCCTCGGCGGGCAGAAAATAGAGGAACTGGTGGATCTGGAACTCCAGCCGGTCGCTCACCTCGAGGGGCCGCCAGGCGAAATAGACGTTCTCGGCCTGCGTCCAGTTTCCGGCCTTGCGTTCGTCATACGCCGTGAGGGGGTTCTTGCGCATCCAGTCGAGGTATTCGGCGCACCACTCCGCGGCGTAGCGTTCGTTGCCCGAGAGGCGGTAGGCTTTGCCCATCGGCACCCACCATTTCATGCGGTGCAGCTGCCAGCGCAGTTCGTTGTCCTTCACGGGCCAGTACTCCCAGTCGATGTCGTCGCCGTAGAAAAAGGAGGGCTGGTAGCCCTTGTGGACGAAGAAACGGTGCTCCATCGCCTCGTCGGCCCAGCGTTGTTCTTCGGGGGTGATCGTGATGCCGGCGGGGTCCGCATCGGGGCAGACGACGCCCGTGCGGCGGCGGTAGTAGTCCAGCAGGGCTTCGGCGGCGGCCTTGTCGTCGCCCGCGGCGTGCAGTTCGGCGACGCGTTCCAGCCCGGGGCGCGTGAGGTCCAGCAGCGCGAAGACCGTGGTGTCGGCCTGCACCCGCATCAGCGAGGGCAGGAGGGCCAGCAGGAGGGCGATAAGCAGTTTTACAGGTTTCATGGTACGGCAAAGGTACGACAAAGCGCTGTTTCCTTTTATCAATAATGACCAATCCTTTCCCGAATTTCTGCAAAGGGGTTTCAGTTTTGTGCAGTCCGATGCCGGATTTGTCGAATGACGGCGCCCGAAGGGGCCTGCGGCGCGGTTTTAGGACAAATTTAAGGTCCGATTCTACAAAATCGAAAGCCTTTTGCACACGTTTCGCGTTTTTGGGGACAATCTCCGGGGCTTGCGCTGTCGGTTTGTGGTAATTTTGTATGACCGAAAAACTACGCCTATGACCTCTCTCAACCACGCTCCGCTGGCCGCATCGCTCGCCGCCCTGACCGTGGCCGCCGATGCCGCCGCCGCTTCGAAACCCGAATCCGCCTCCGGGAAGCGTCCCGGCATCATAGTCATCATGACCGACCAGCAGACCGCCGCCGCCATGTCGTGCGCCGGCAATCCGTGGGTCCGGACTCCGGCTATGGACGCGCTGGCCGCCGACGGCGTGCGCTTCACGCGCGCCTACTGCCCCTTTCCGCTGAGCGGTCCTTGCCGCGCTTCGCTCGTCACGGGCCGCATGCCCTTCGAGGTCGGGGCCTTCGACAACGCGATCCGTCCCAACGACGCCGACATGCGGGCCGGCATCGGCCACCGTCTCGCCGAAGCGGGTTACGAGTGCCTCTACGCCGGGAAATGGCATGTCCCCGAGGTCAACCTCCCCGATTCGGGCACGGGATTCCGCCGCATCTCGAAGATGGACGACGCGGCGCTGGCCGACGCCTGCGACGCGGCGCTGAGGGAGTACGACGGCTCGAAGCCGCTCTTTCTGGTCGCTTCGCTGCTCAATCCCCACGAAATCTGCGAATACGGACGCAACGAAACGCTGCAATACGGCGAGCTGGCGCCCTTCTCCACCGACGAGTGCCCCAATCTCCCGGCCAATTTCATGCCCTCGACCTATGCGGCCGAAGCGCTGACGCTCGAACACGCCTCCTCGCCCCGCTACCATGACACCTACACCTACACGCAGGACGACTGGCGGCGCTATCTTTACGCCTATTACCGCCTCGTGGAGCGCGTCGATCGTGAGGTGGGGCGCATCGTCGGGGTGCTGAAAGCCCGCGGGCTCTACGACGACTCGGCGATCATCTTCCTCTCGGACCACGGCGACGGCGTCGCCGCCCACGGCTGGAACCAGAAATGGAACTTGCAGGAGGAGGTCGTCAACGTGCCGCTGATCGTCAAGGCCCCCGAAGGCGCCGGCCTGCGGGGCGTGCGCAACGACGAGGCACTGTCGAACGTCGGACTGGACCTTTACGCCACGGTCTGCGACTATGCGGGCGTCGCGCCCGATCCCGGACGCTACCGCGGACGGAGCCTGCGCCCCGTGGCCGAAGGCCGTCAGACGACGCTTCACGACGAAGTTTTCGTCGAGACGCTCCTCCCCGGCCCCGGCATGCGCGGCTGGTGCGTCGTCGGCCCGCGCTACAAATACGTCCTCTACCAGTGGGGCCGCAACCGCGAGGCGCTGTACGATTTGCAGGACGATCCCGGCGAGATGCTCAACCTGGCCGTCGATCGCCGTTACGAAGCCGAGCTGAACCGTCTGCGCCGGGCGATGTACGACTGGGGCGTGCGCATCGGCGATCCGAAGCTCGTGCGCAACCTGCGGCCCTGGGCCGAACCCCGGAACTGAAACCGAAAACCGACCCGATATATGAAAAACCTCGATTCCGTGCGGTGCGGTGTGCGTTACGCCGCCGTGCCGCTGACGCTGGCAGCCCTCGCGGGGTGCAGCGAGGGGCGCACCAGACGCCCCAACATCATCGTCATGATGACCGACGACCACACCACGCAGGCCATGAGCTGTTACGGCAGTCTGCTGGTCGAAACCCCCAACCTCGACCGCCTCGCGCGCGAAGGCATGCTCTTCGAGAACTGCTACGTCTCCAACGCCATCTCGGGACCCTCGCGGGCCTGCATCCTCACGGGCAAGTACAGCCACGTGAACGGATTCACGGACAATTCGCGCACCTTCGACGGCGACCAGCAGACCTTCCCGAAACTCCTGCACGACGCCGGCTACCAGACGGCGATGATCGGCAAGTGGCACCTCAATTCCGACCCGCAGGGATTCGATTTCTGGAGCATCCTCGTGGGGCAGGGCGAGTATTATTCGCCGCTGTTCGTCGAAAACGGCGAGGAGCGGACCGAACCGGGCTACGTGACGGACATCATCACCGACAAGGCCATCGGATTCCTCGAACGGCGCGACAAGTCGCGGCCCTTCGCCATGCTCTACTACCACAAGGCACCGCACCGCAACTGGATGCCCGCGCAGCGTCATCTGGGCATCAACGACGATAGGGTCTTCCCCGAGCCTTTCAACCTGCTGGACGACTATTCGGGGCGCGGCAGCGCCGCCCGCGGGCAGGCGATGGAGATCGGCCGCGACATGTGGCCCGAGTGGGACCTCAAGCTGATGACCCCCGAGCAGCTGGCGCAGTCCTACGAATTGGAATCCTCGGGCGACGCCAACAAGGACGACGTGTCGCGCGCCAACGACTGGCGCAGCAGCGTCATGCAGTATCAGGCGGCTTACAACCGCATGACCCCCGAAGAGCGGGCCAACTGGGACCGGGCCTATGCCCCGCGCATCGCCGAGTACGAACGCATGAAGGGCCGCGTGTCGCAGGAGGAGCTGACGCGCTGGAAATACCAGCAGTACATGAAGGACTACTGCGCCGTCATCAAGGGCGTCGATGAGAACGTCGGGCGCCTGCTGGATTATCTGGAAGAGATCGGCGAACTGGACAACACGATCATCGTCTACACCTCCGACCAGGGCTTTTTCCTGGGCGAGCACGGGTGGTTCGACAAGCGTTTCATGTACGAGGAGTGCCAGCGCACGCCGCTGCTGGTGCGCTATCCGAAAGCCGTTGCGGCGGGCGTCCGCACCCGGGCGCTGGCCATGAACATCGACCTGGCCCCGACGTTCGCGGACATGGCCGGGCTGGAGGTCCCCGCCGACATGCAGGGCCGTTCGCTGAAGGAGGTGCTCACCTCGGGCGGCAAGACCCCCGAAGCGTGGCGCACGGGCGTCTACTACCACTATTACGAATACCCTTCGTGGCACTCCGTGAAGCGCCACTACGGCGTCCGGACCGACGATTACAAGCTCATCCATTTCTACAACGACGTGGACGAGTGGGAGTTGTACGACCTGAAAAAGGACCCGCACGAGATGTGCAACGTCTACAACGATCCCGAATACGCCGCGGTGCGCAGCGACATGCACGCGCGTTTGGAAAAGCTCCAGCAGGAGTGCGGCGACACGGACCCCTGCGAACGGGAGTACGAATTTTTCCGCGGCGCGGACCGACTCTGAAAACAACTTAAAACGCATCATACGATGGATAGAAGAGACTTTCTGAAGGCTTCGGGATGGACCCTGCTCGGCCTGGCGGCCGCGGGAACGCTCCCCGGATGCGCCAGATCGGGCGGCAGGGATTCGCTGCCCGGCAACCTGAAAAAGGGATTTCCCTCGCTCAAGGACCTGAAGGTGTTCTGGGGCGACGTGCACAACCACTGCAACGTGACCTACGGCCACGGCGACCTTGCGGACGCTCTGGCCGCCGCGCGGCAGCAGCTGGATTTCGTTTCGGTGACGCCCCACGCCCTGTGGCCCGACATCCCGGGCGAGAACGACCCGCGGCTGAACTGGGTCATCGGCTACCACACCGAGGCTTTCAAGCGTCTGCGCGCCGGAGGCTACGACAAATACCTCGCGGCCGTCGAGGCGGCCAACCGTCCCGGGGAGTTCCTGACCTTCCCCTCCTACGAGTGCCACAGCATGGAGCACGGCGACCACGTGGCGTTGTTCCGCGACTTCGACGCCCCGCTGGTCGAGTGCACCTCGGTTCCCGACCTCAAGGAGAAACTCAAGGATTACGATTGCTATGTCACGCCTCACCACATGGGCTACATCACCGGATTCCGCGGTTACAACTGGGCGGCTTTCCGCGAGGACCGGCAGACGCCGTTCGTCGAGATGTTCTCGCGCCACGGGCTCGCCGAGAGCGACACGGGCGACTACGACTATCTGCACGACATGGGTCCGCGCATCTGGGAGGGTTCGATCCAGTACGGTCTGGAGCAGGGCCACAAGTTCGGTCTGATGTGCTCCACCGACCAGCATGCCGGCTATCCGGGCAGCTACGGCGACGGCCGCATCGGCGTCTACGCTCCGGCGCTGGACCGCGACGCCATCTGGGAGAACATGGGCAAACGCCACGTCTGCGGCGTCACGGGCGACAAGATCAAGATCGATTTCCGCATCAACGGCGGCGCCTCGGGCGACGTGATCCGGGCCGGACGGCGCGAGATATACCTCAATGTCGAGGGGCAGAATGCCATCGACTACGTGGACCTCATCAAGAACGGGCAGTGCATCGCGCGGCTGAACGGTCCGCACCGCGCCGCCGCTCCCGGCGACGGGACGATCCGCACGAAGATCAAGGTCAACTTCGGCTGGAACCGCGAGGAGGAGTACGTGCATTGGCAGGGCGAACTGCGGCTGACCGACGGCACGATAGACGACATGCAGACCTGCTTCCGCGGCGCGGCCTTCACCTCGCCGCAGCCCGGCGAGACGGAGTTCCACACGCGCGTCAACCGTGTCGTGGAGCGCGACGGGCGGCACGTGGCGCTCGACATGTATTCGTCGAAGAACCCCAACGTGATGACCCCCGCCATGCAGGGCGTCATCCTCGATGTGACGGCTCCCCGCACGGCGAAGCTCGTCGCCGAGTTCAACGGACACCGCTACGAACACACGATCGCCGAACTGCTGGAGGGCGCCCGTGCGCATTTCCTGCGCGGATGGCTCTCGGAGGCCGTGCAGTTCGAGCGCGCGCAGCCCGAGGCGGCTTTCTGCGTCGGACACCGCATGGTCGATGACAAGGCCCAGCGCGATACCGATTATTATTA of the Alistipes senegalensis JC50 genome contains:
- a CDS encoding DUF6377 domain-containing protein, which codes for MNRSLCCLLFAAVSLTTGCRDELDHELDRTIRELNDVIRNEAVYVERRHRIIRKYRDIADTTRSKRTRAWAYTTLAGHYSHFQLDSSAYYCRMARALAEELGDERLINDAKVRTAIVLIGNVELAEANRILRSVDTTDSRKVDLTLYYRTRATVFRESKRFSVFPEVQSRYDDSLKYYLRAYLNRASGPRIAYQKKNFEAELLRLEGRNREALEKLEGLIRDDIDSLDIFQKGNITYQIARNYTDMGDNRRGMLWAARASIYELSASTRAHMSLYRLAQILYETGEIRLANAYIKRTLNDLTVSNYRLRMGQYAESLDMITRSFDKSMRSRLLLTFFTAISLSVLLIVILWQAIHTLRRKREIERLKDSYLEINRQLTDINHRLNATNSALVRTNDQLNDANRIKSEYVSQYMQLCSSYIQRLDTYRMGIIKLLKTESAEQTLITLRSQELIQTEHRNFLRLFDETFLGLFPDFIEQVCGLLHDPERFMPKRRRQLSTELRYLALIRLGVSDSAQIAMFLNSTLSTIYTYRARLRNARIDKMSDIEEQIQRIGIS
- a CDS encoding sulfatase: MTSLNHAPLAASLAALTVAADAAAASKPESASGKRPGIIVIMTDQQTAAAMSCAGNPWVRTPAMDALAADGVRFTRAYCPFPLSGPCRASLVTGRMPFEVGAFDNAIRPNDADMRAGIGHRLAEAGYECLYAGKWHVPEVNLPDSGTGFRRISKMDDAALADACDAALREYDGSKPLFLVASLLNPHEICEYGRNETLQYGELAPFSTDECPNLPANFMPSTYAAEALTLEHASSPRYHDTYTYTQDDWRRYLYAYYRLVERVDREVGRIVGVLKARGLYDDSAIIFLSDHGDGVAAHGWNQKWNLQEEVVNVPLIVKAPEGAGLRGVRNDEALSNVGLDLYATVCDYAGVAPDPGRYRGRSLRPVAEGRQTTLHDEVFVETLLPGPGMRGWCVVGPRYKYVLYQWGRNREALYDLQDDPGEMLNLAVDRRYEAELNRLRRAMYDWGVRIGDPKLVRNLRPWAEPRN
- a CDS encoding heparinase II/III family protein; the encoded protein is MKRILMTLCAALALGAASAAETTPALGDEKSLYDLLDLDRPGMEAVKKAVAKGNVAAADKELLKYFRTRKPVELFGLDLENVKVSKLEQKQADEALEHKFYAHKGYQPSYFYGDDIDWRYWPVKDNELRWQLHRHYWFIPLAKCYYVTQDARYIDAWMEQYADWVKKNPLDGVERLKAAGASEAEIAAEKENIRFAWRPMEAGRRLQDLLTEFALTIRSPRFTPQFLNLFLRTYRQHADHILHNYSKQGNHLLFEAQRMLFAGIYFPEFREAAEWRRSGIEILNREIGVQVYPDGMQFELDFGYHIAAIDIFLKVLGMASANGYESEFPASYVETVGKMTVVTWNLLFPDYSNPMFGDTKSHDKSSLQRQFRSWSKVFPDDKQLQWFATEGRKGALPDYTSQQFPASGFYVLRTGWDKDAAVTVVKAGPPAFWHNQPDNGTFDYWRRGRNFFPDSGSYVYGGDSAVLAQRNWFRQTRVHNTVTLDDRDLEKTDSKLLLWKATPELTTLVTENPSYEGLTHRRAMFFTAEGLLVITDQVSGTAAGKVGVHFNLCPGRIEYARDGTVRTLFADSNNIRIKTSATVPVQIREEEGWVSTAYRKKEERPAYAVEAQKDAGGEMLFVTVIAPDEAPFQGSIAIVPEKAPVGDTLRFAVRVGAKTYELGYELR
- the hepC gene encoding heparin-sulfate lyase HepC, whose amino-acid sequence is MKPVKLLIALLLALLPSLMRVQADTTVFALLDLTRPGLERVAELHAAGDDKAAAEALLDYYRRRTGVVCPDADPAGITITPEEQRWADEAMEHRFFVHKGYQPSFFYGDDIDWEYWPVKDNELRWQLHRMKWWVPMGKAYRLSGNERYAAEWCAEYLDWMRKNPLTAYDERKAGNWTQAENVYFAWRPLEVSDRLEFQIHQFLYFLPAEAFDADFLLHFLENYHRHAEHITRHFSAKGNHLLFEAQRLVFAGVFFPEFRDADRWRETGVGILNREIGEQVYDDGMQYELDLHYHHESIGIFFKALQMMDANGYRGDFPAEYLATVERMIDAYIDCSFPDYTTPLFSDNRFREREELMPCYRAWAEVFPDNAAIRWMATEGREGAAPEHLSRALRTSGFYVLRNGWEADATAMVLKAGPQGFWHCQPDNGTFELWHRGRNFFPDSGSYVYAGDKEVTDQRNWFRRTQVHNTLTLEGRNLERTDSKCLRWETDGATDIVTVENPSYEGLTHRRTVWFIDRRFFVIADEAFGTAEGEVALHYNLVECDPAEDFAACSAATRFGDGNDLLLKVFGAERMERREGWVSRTYRQRSERPAYAFTVRKRTGEPVRLVTVLLPAADAAAQRVEAAWRGDRLQVKIDGKRYNLK
- a CDS encoding sulfatase, with amino-acid sequence MKNLDSVRCGVRYAAVPLTLAALAGCSEGRTRRPNIIVMMTDDHTTQAMSCYGSLLVETPNLDRLAREGMLFENCYVSNAISGPSRACILTGKYSHVNGFTDNSRTFDGDQQTFPKLLHDAGYQTAMIGKWHLNSDPQGFDFWSILVGQGEYYSPLFVENGEERTEPGYVTDIITDKAIGFLERRDKSRPFAMLYYHKAPHRNWMPAQRHLGINDDRVFPEPFNLLDDYSGRGSAARGQAMEIGRDMWPEWDLKLMTPEQLAQSYELESSGDANKDDVSRANDWRSSVMQYQAAYNRMTPEERANWDRAYAPRIAEYERMKGRVSQEELTRWKYQQYMKDYCAVIKGVDENVGRLLDYLEEIGELDNTIIVYTSDQGFFLGEHGWFDKRFMYEECQRTPLLVRYPKAVAAGVRTRALAMNIDLAPTFADMAGLEVPADMQGRSLKEVLTSGGKTPEAWRTGVYYHYYEYPSWHSVKRHYGVRTDDYKLIHFYNDVDEWELYDLKKDPHEMCNVYNDPEYAAVRSDMHARLEKLQQECGDTDPCEREYEFFRGADRL
- a CDS encoding heparin lyase I family protein, whose amino-acid sequence is MNRLYAIVLLLAAMPATAQEKGYEPLPERVNIQADSARMSQVIDGEWVAVGIRKPEALGRDHTRMYAGKPSYRFTLGRDDNTLEGYAPGETKGRSELSWCYATAADFAALPDKAYTDAQRMKTVYHHGKGICPQGTSWSYTFSIWIPSELSPEVSTIFAQWHGMPDRTLVTAPDGRVMKLPAEEFLAMQDTVVIRKDTVYERVESADKKGRKVWKAGKPTGWKVEQGGYPPLAFGFSGGYFYIKANSDRRWFTDKTDRCNANAAKARVMEPVTSEFKASTIAARMPFEEFPKERWVTFTVEIDWTQYGGEAETIVRPGRLDVRMTCDGRTDHLVDNERILIGRNDEDGYYFKFGIYRVGDSTEPVSYNLAGYSQRQR